A genomic segment from SAR324 cluster bacterium encodes:
- a CDS encoding amino acid ABC transporter permease, translating to MSKLRKPPSRSVKWWNSRWFDVSQLVLFFGALIWLTLNGAAQMGYNWQWYRLPKYFWKVIDGELIWGPLMDGLFVTLEIGFYGIIITLLIGLTTAMLRMSQSWIGNLVAQVYLEVIRNTPLLVQMYVFYFVFAPILEIPRFWVGVLCISFFEGTFASEIIRAGILSVQRGQWEASTSIGLSRWNTYRYIVLPQAVPLMLPPLTGVLINLIKHSAIVSVIAVFDLTTQGLDIIADTFMSFEIWLTIAAMYLGVTIVLSLLVSILEWRVRGRH from the coding sequence ATGAGCAAACTTCGCAAACCACCCTCCCGTTCGGTCAAATGGTGGAATTCTCGTTGGTTTGACGTCAGTCAGTTAGTGCTATTCTTCGGTGCTCTGATCTGGCTCACGCTCAATGGTGCTGCCCAGATGGGTTACAACTGGCAGTGGTATCGGCTCCCCAAGTACTTTTGGAAAGTCATTGACGGTGAGTTGATCTGGGGACCTCTGATGGATGGTCTCTTCGTAACCCTGGAGATTGGGTTCTACGGAATCATCATTACTTTGCTGATTGGACTGACGACTGCCATGTTGCGCATGTCCCAATCCTGGATTGGGAATCTGGTTGCACAAGTCTATCTGGAGGTGATTCGTAACACGCCGTTACTTGTGCAGATGTATGTGTTCTACTTTGTCTTTGCTCCGATTCTGGAGATTCCCAGATTCTGGGTTGGAGTTCTCTGCATCTCTTTTTTCGAGGGAACCTTCGCTTCAGAGATCATCCGAGCGGGTATCCTGAGTGTGCAAAGAGGACAATGGGAGGCCAGTACCAGCATTGGACTATCCCGCTGGAACACCTATCGATATATTGTGCTGCCACAAGCGGTGCCATTGATGTTGCCTCCATTAACTGGAGTGTTGATCAACTTGATCAAACATTCAGCCATCGTCAGCGTCATTGCTGTATTTGACTTAACGACTCAGGGACTGGACATCATTGCAGACACCTTCATGAGTTTTGAGATCTGGCTGACGATAGCTGCCATGTATTTGGGGGTTACGATTGTACTTTCTCTGTTAGTGAGCATTCTCGAATGGAGAGTTCGTGGTCGTCACTGA